One window of Anaerolineales bacterium genomic DNA carries:
- a CDS encoding response regulator produces the protein MSDTKQKILIVEDDPDVAEMLTAYFRSQEYEVFTVNWGEDGVRSALQVNPELVILDIRLPDIDGYEVAHRLRNDRRTSNIPIIFLTEKRERSDRLQGLEIGADDYITKPFDVQELRLRVRNALKRVYQGSLTNPVTGLPEGALVDEKLSEVLGKDGSALLYISIQNMGAFREAYGFVASDDVLRAISLMIVNTLREFSRSDDFLGHLSTTELLLVVQPSNLPVLRDKLRSRLEQSVEYFYPLKDREQAAKQPDRLGAKLVEFASLKNYKPDAAQFKTVLMNAS, from the coding sequence ATGTCGGATACGAAGCAGAAGATCCTCATTGTAGAAGACGACCCTGATGTGGCTGAAATGCTGACGGCGTATTTCCGTTCGCAGGAATACGAGGTATTCACTGTGAACTGGGGTGAGGATGGCGTCCGTTCTGCATTGCAGGTGAACCCGGAGCTGGTGATTCTCGATATTCGTCTGCCTGATATTGACGGATATGAGGTTGCCCACCGGTTGCGCAACGACCGGCGCACCTCCAACATCCCGATCATCTTCCTTACCGAGAAACGCGAACGCAGTGACCGTCTTCAGGGATTGGAGATCGGCGCCGACGATTACATTACCAAACCGTTCGACGTGCAGGAATTGCGCCTGCGCGTGAGGAATGCGCTCAAGCGGGTCTATCAGGGCTCGTTGACCAACCCGGTCACGGGTTTGCCGGAAGGCGCGCTGGTTGATGAGAAATTATCTGAGGTCCTGGGGAAGGACGGATCTGCGTTGTTGTATATTTCCATTCAAAATATGGGCGCGTTTCGTGAAGCCTACGGATTTGTCGCATCCGACGATGTATTGAGGGCGATCAGCCTGATGATCGTCAACACACTGCGTGAATTCAGCCGTTCCGATGATTTTCTCGGCCACCTGAGCACAACCGAACTGCTTCTGGTTGTTCAGCCGTCGAATTTGCCTGTGTTGCGTGATAAGCTGAGATCACGACTGGAACAATCTGTGGAATATTTTTATCCTCTCAAAGACCGTGAGCAGGCAGCGAAACAGCCCGACCGGCTTGGTGCGAAACTGGTCGAGTTCGCCTCGTTGAAGAACTACAAGCCTGACGCGGCTCAATTTAAAACGGTGCTTATGAATGCGTCATGA